The following are encoded in a window of Telmatobacter sp. DSM 110680 genomic DNA:
- a CDS encoding ABC transporter permease, with protein MGILMQDLRFAIRQMAKKPGFTAVVVLTMALGIGANAAIFSVLDAVLLRPLPYSDPDRLIKVWTRFTGIGAPNDQNWVSAPEFRDFQQLNKSFSDLAAIGSGSINLGVKGSPQRVVGASVSPNLFPMLGAQTLLGRTFLPEEAQPGRDHEVVLSYGLWRRVFGGNTHVIGSTIDIDGVPMSVVGVMPSGFSYPDDAEIWGPLAFSPDDLSESSRGGHGLEVLGRMKPGLSLAQVQSDMDRVGRTMIEEHGSYPYTKFNFGVILHPLLEETVGDVKPSLIVLMAAVGLVLLIACANIANLLLVRSTERQQEMETRMALGASGARLVRQLLTESVVLAFTGGLIGVALTPWILHGLVGIAAKSLPRAVHTAIDGRALILTAAISLATGILFGLAPALHAGRKRGFEGLKGGRSTEGKRPKRLRSALVICETAFSLLLVAGAGLLLRSFAEILKVDPGFRPDGVLTMRIALPDSVYSKPAQVRAFYTNLLDRVQRLPGVQAAGAVSALPLSGQGGSGTTTIDSQSVRLEDTTPEADQRVVTPDYFKAMGISLVRGRTFEAHDSDTAAPVAIVDESLAQAYWPNQDPVGKRLHSGGRGSTAPWATVVGVVRHVHNRTLEARSRVEVYWPENQRPSGAMTLAVQVAGNPMNLVPTIQREVASIDPDLPVYHVSSMTEVMGDSLERRRLALILLAVFAGLALLLASVGIYGVTSYGVAQRHAEIGLRMALGADRGDVLGMLIRSGMATIVAGLALGLVMAVFLTRLMSGLLFSVRAWDPVALGGAAVLLMIAALLAIFVPARRATKVNPMVALRYE; from the coding sequence ATGGGCATTCTCATGCAGGATCTGCGATTCGCTATTCGACAGATGGCAAAGAAGCCAGGGTTTACGGCAGTCGTCGTGCTGACCATGGCACTGGGCATCGGTGCCAATGCAGCAATTTTCAGTGTGCTCGATGCAGTGCTGCTGAGACCTTTGCCATATAGCGATCCAGATCGCCTCATCAAGGTATGGACGCGTTTTACGGGGATCGGCGCGCCCAATGACCAGAATTGGGTTTCGGCTCCCGAGTTCCGTGACTTCCAGCAGTTGAACAAAAGTTTCAGCGACCTTGCTGCCATCGGGTCAGGTTCGATTAACCTCGGCGTCAAAGGAAGTCCGCAGCGGGTGGTGGGAGCCTCGGTTTCGCCTAACCTGTTTCCGATGCTGGGAGCGCAGACACTGCTGGGTCGAACCTTCCTGCCGGAAGAGGCACAGCCGGGACGCGACCACGAGGTCGTGCTCAGTTACGGCTTGTGGCGGCGGGTGTTTGGCGGGAACACGCACGTAATTGGAAGCACCATCGATATCGATGGCGTTCCAATGTCGGTGGTAGGAGTGATGCCATCTGGATTTAGCTATCCAGATGATGCGGAGATCTGGGGGCCGCTCGCCTTTTCGCCGGACGACCTTAGCGAAAGCAGCCGAGGCGGTCACGGACTTGAAGTACTGGGCCGCATGAAGCCCGGACTCTCGCTTGCCCAGGTGCAGTCGGATATGGATCGTGTGGGCAGGACGATGATCGAAGAACACGGATCTTATCCGTATACGAAATTCAACTTCGGAGTCATTCTTCACCCGCTACTCGAAGAGACAGTAGGTGACGTCAAGCCGTCGTTGATCGTGTTGATGGCGGCCGTAGGACTGGTGCTGCTGATCGCTTGCGCGAATATTGCGAATCTTCTACTGGTGCGATCGACGGAGCGGCAACAGGAGATGGAAACGCGCATGGCACTGGGCGCGAGTGGAGCGCGCCTGGTGCGCCAACTTCTGACGGAGAGTGTGGTTCTGGCTTTTACAGGCGGCCTGATAGGAGTGGCGCTTACGCCGTGGATACTGCACGGGCTGGTTGGGATTGCAGCCAAGTCTCTGCCCCGTGCCGTGCATACTGCGATCGACGGGCGCGCGCTGATTCTGACGGCGGCTATCTCGCTTGCCACCGGAATTCTGTTTGGACTGGCTCCGGCATTGCATGCGGGCCGCAAGCGCGGATTCGAAGGACTGAAAGGTGGGAGAAGCACAGAGGGCAAGCGACCCAAGCGGCTGCGGAGTGCACTGGTAATTTGTGAGACGGCGTTTTCTCTGCTCCTGGTCGCCGGAGCGGGACTCCTGCTGCGAAGCTTCGCCGAGATTCTCAAGGTGGATCCGGGATTCCGTCCCGATGGAGTGCTCACAATGCGGATCGCATTGCCGGACTCGGTTTACAGCAAGCCGGCACAGGTGCGCGCTTTTTATACGAACCTTTTGGATAGAGTGCAGAGATTGCCCGGGGTACAGGCGGCGGGTGCAGTTTCCGCTTTGCCATTGAGCGGGCAGGGTGGTTCCGGCACCACTACAATCGACTCCCAATCCGTGCGGCTGGAGGATACGACTCCCGAGGCCGATCAGCGAGTCGTGACGCCGGACTATTTCAAGGCGATGGGAATTTCGCTAGTTCGCGGGCGCACATTCGAGGCTCACGATTCCGACACCGCGGCGCCGGTTGCAATCGTGGACGAGAGCCTGGCACAAGCCTACTGGCCCAATCAGGATCCGGTTGGGAAACGGCTGCATTCGGGTGGTCGTGGTTCAACTGCGCCGTGGGCAACAGTCGTCGGAGTTGTGAGGCATGTGCATAATCGAACGCTGGAAGCGCGTTCTCGTGTCGAGGTGTATTGGCCCGAGAATCAGCGACCGAGTGGCGCTATGACGCTGGCAGTGCAGGTTGCAGGAAATCCAATGAACCTGGTGCCTACTATTCAGCGCGAAGTCGCCTCGATTGATCCGGACTTACCCGTTTATCACGTGAGTTCGATGACTGAGGTGATGGGTGATTCGCTCGAGCGTCGACGCCTGGCATTGATATTGCTGGCGGTCTTCGCGGGTTTGGCTTTGCTGCTGGCTTCGGTTGGAATATATGGGGTCACGTCGTATGGTGTTGCGCAGCGACACGCGGAGATTGGTTTGCGGATGGCCCTGGGCGCCGATCGCGGCGACGTGCTGGGAATGCTGATTCGAAGCGGGATGGCAACGATCGTTGCTGGATTGGCCCTGGGATTGGTGATGGCTGTGTTCCTCACGCGGTTGATGAGCGGCCTGCTGTTTTCGGTGCGGGCATGGGATCCGGTTGCGCTGGGCGGGGCCGCAGTGCTGCTGATGATAGCGGCATTGCTGGCGATCTTTGTTCCAGCTCGGAGAGCGACCAAGGTGAATCCGATGGTTGCGCTGCGCTACGAGTGA
- a CDS encoding response regulator, giving the protein METKRPKVLVIDDEPTHADTLAMVLNISGFEAIAAHSATHGVDLAMQTAFDYLVTDVVMNGMNGIDAAIAIHRLLPNCRILLISGNNDTSPLLDAAIAQGHAFDILAKPVHPTVLLSYLRAPAGTIPE; this is encoded by the coding sequence ATGGAAACCAAAAGGCCCAAAGTCCTGGTCATCGATGATGAGCCTACCCACGCGGATACTCTCGCGATGGTGCTCAACATCAGCGGCTTCGAAGCCATCGCCGCCCACAGCGCCACGCATGGCGTTGACCTCGCCATGCAAACCGCCTTTGACTATCTCGTAACCGATGTGGTGATGAATGGCATGAACGGAATCGACGCCGCAATTGCGATTCATCGACTGCTGCCCAACTGCCGAATCCTGCTCATCTCTGGAAACAACGACACTTCCCCGCTGCTGGATGCTGCCATCGCACAGGGTCATGCGTTTGACATCCTGGCCAAGCCTGTACACCCCACAGTTTTATTGAGTTATTTGCGCGCCCCGGCCGGCACGATCCCAGAATAA